A stretch of Macadamia integrifolia cultivar HAES 741 chromosome 7, SCU_Mint_v3, whole genome shotgun sequence DNA encodes these proteins:
- the LOC122083599 gene encoding LOB domain-containing protein 37-like: MSCNGCRVLRKGCSESCILRPCLQWIESPEAQGHATVFVAKFFGRAGLMSFISAVPENQRPALFQSLLFEACGRTVNPVNGAVGLMGTGNWQVCQAAVETVLRGGTLRPMKDVLTITTTTTTTLESDEASASEVVCAYTDKQKQLLQDPYTRSRVPTTSIKRKDPDDVSLVQSGDLDLTLTAGFHSKRVAAGLSGMNFDHHRQEKRRPSTPSMNSDESVTTSFDSEDHHTGGGERKLLNLFV; the protein is encoded by the exons atgagttgCAATGGCTGCCGCGTCCTTCGAAAAGGATGCAGTGAGTCTTGCATTCTCCGTCCATGTCTACAGTGGATTGAAAGCCCTGAAGCTCAAGGTCACGCCACCGTCTTTGTTGCTAAGTTCTTCGGTCGCGCTGGCCTCATGTCCTTTATCTCTGCTGTTCCCGAGAATCAGAGACCTG CTCTCTTCCAGTCTCTGCTGTTCGAGGCATGTGGCCGCACAGTGAATCCCGTGAACGGAGCGGTGGGTTTGATGGGGACGGGAAACTGGCAAGTATGCCAGGCGGCCGTGGAGACTGTCCTCCGTGGCGGCACCTTGCGCCCCATGAAGGATGTCCTCactatcaccaccaccaccaccaccactctcGAATCCGACGAGGCCTCGGCTTCCGAAGTGGTCTGTGCGTACACGGACAAGCAGAAGCAGCTGCTACAGGATCCGTACACGCGATCGAGGGTACCCACCACCTCCATCAAGAGGAAGGACCCAGACGACGTATCGTTGGTGCAGTCCGGCGATCTCGACCTGACTTTGACAGCTGGGTTTCATAGCAAGAGAGTAGCGGCTGGGCTTAGCGGGATGAATTTTGATCATCATCGCCAGGAGAAGCGGCGACCGTCGACTCCATCCATGAATTCGGATGAATCTGTGACGACGAGCTTTGACAGTGAAGATCATCACACGGGAGGCGGCGAACGGAAGCTTCTCAACTTGTTCGTTTGA